One genomic window of Salvia miltiorrhiza cultivar Shanhuang (shh) chromosome 4, IMPLAD_Smil_shh, whole genome shotgun sequence includes the following:
- the LOC131023733 gene encoding glutathione S-transferase F11-like isoform X2, whose amino-acid sequence MEISNSSRKNKHKFWVTKSIGSAESRAIIRYYAAKSISQGGTNILGDTLEERALVEQWVEVEVNNYNPLIYTMVLQLVILPQQGQVGDMELVRDCKGKLEKVLDVYEDRLSKSKYLGGERFTIADMTHLPNTRFLMEEGGMEDLIKRRKNLHNWWIDISSRPSWQKVMDLRN is encoded by the exons ATGGAGATTTCAAACTCTTCG cgcaaaaataaacataaattttgggtTACAAAATCCATTGGGAGCGCAGAGTCGAGGGCAATAATCAGGTACTACGCAGCAAAAAGCATAAGCCAAGGTGGCACAAATATATTGGGCGACACATTGGAAGAGAGAGCCTTGGTGGAGCAATGGGTGGAAGTAGAAGTGAACAACTATAATCCATTGATTTACACAATGGTCCTCCAACTTGTGATATTGCCCCAACAGGGACAAGTGGGCGACATGGAATTAGTCCGCGATTGCAAGGGTAAATTGGAGAAAGTGCTCGACGTGTACGAGGACAGGCTGTCGAAGAGCAAATATTTGGGTGGGGAGAGGTTCACCATAGCTGATATGACCCACCTACCAAACACAAGGTTTCTGATGGAGGAAGGAGGAATGGAGGATTTGATCAAACGGAGGAAAAATCTCCACAATTGGTGGATAGATATTTCCAGCCGTCCATCATGGCAAAAGGTCATGGACCTCCGAAATTAA
- the LOC131023733 gene encoding glutathione S-transferase F11-like isoform X1 encodes MVVKVYGATYAACPQRVLTCLFELGFQFELVPIDLQSAEQKKPQFLLRQPFGQVPAIEDGDFKLFESRAIIRYYAAKSISQGGTNILGDTLEERALVEQWVEVEVNNYNPLIYTMVLQLVILPQQGQVGDMELVRDCKGKLEKVLDVYEDRLSKSKYLGGERFTIADMTHLPNTRFLMEEGGMEDLIKRRKNLHNWWIDISSRPSWQKVMDLRN; translated from the exons ATGGTGGTTAAAGTGTATGGTGCGACCTATGCAGCTTGCCCACAAAGGGTTTTGACTTGCCTTTTTGAGTTAGGCTTTCAATTTGAGCTTGTACCAATTGATCTTCAATCAGCAGAGCAGAAAAAGCCACAATTTCTATTAAGACAg CCCTTCGGACAAGTTCCTGCGATAGAGGATGGAGATTTCAAACTCTTCG AGTCGAGGGCAATAATCAGGTACTACGCAGCAAAAAGCATAAGCCAAGGTGGCACAAATATATTGGGCGACACATTGGAAGAGAGAGCCTTGGTGGAGCAATGGGTGGAAGTAGAAGTGAACAACTATAATCCATTGATTTACACAATGGTCCTCCAACTTGTGATATTGCCCCAACAGGGACAAGTGGGCGACATGGAATTAGTCCGCGATTGCAAGGGTAAATTGGAGAAAGTGCTCGACGTGTACGAGGACAGGCTGTCGAAGAGCAAATATTTGGGTGGGGAGAGGTTCACCATAGCTGATATGACCCACCTACCAAACACAAGGTTTCTGATGGAGGAAGGAGGAATGGAGGATTTGATCAAACGGAGGAAAAATCTCCACAATTGGTGGATAGATATTTCCAGCCGTCCATCATGGCAAAAGGTCATGGACCTCCGAAATTAA